The genomic segment aaattttctatggaccTAAGACTGTTCCCGTAGctatattgaaaaatattttttcttgctGGCCTGGATTGATTGATCTTTACTTCTTGCCAAATAAATCATGTGGTTATGTTAAATATGCCGATGCTGAATCGGCCATGAAAGCAATGGAAACCTTAAGTGGAGCAGAAATTTGTGGTACTAAAATAAAGGTATTCTACATTTTTACGCATCTTTTACCTATTTTATgcttttttgaatatttatttaatgCAGATTGTGGAGGCAGAGGAGCAAGTAAAGGGCGAAAAAAATGGTAACGACGATGTCAGCCGTAAGCGCATGCGCCGCAATTAATGAANNNNNNNNNNNNNNNNNNNNNNNNNNNNNNNNNNNNNNNNNNNNNNNNNNNNNNNNNNNNNNNNNNNNNNNNNNNNNNNNNNNNNNNNNNNNNNNNNNNNNNNNNNNNNNNNNNNNNNNNNNNNNNNNNNNNNNNNNNNNNNNNNNNNNNNNNNNNNNNNNNNNNNNNNNNNNNNNNNNNNNNNNNNNNNNNNNNNNNNNTGTTGCATCTTTGGTTGTTAGACGCTTCACGATAAAGTAGACCCAATGCATACGACAAAGACGAAAGGAGCTAAGCGGGCCGGCAGAGAGTTTTCATTGGCGAGAGCTTCGTCCATTCAGccactttgtgttttctttaaaattatttcatgtTAGCTATCTACGTATCTAcgagggagacacctcgaaacttggtgtcagaaattttagaatgagagCAGAAGATTGAGGTgcctggaacgctattctacgttaggctagtggaacaaatgttctgtcatagctaattaaagtaagtaaagtagcTATCTACGTATATTACATAACATACTTTCCACTTTCTGAGTCGTACTAGCCATATCATGTTGAAGCGCACTCACTATTGTTGGATCTCTTGGTTATTAGACGCTTCACTTGGAAACCTTAGTTCTATTGTATTCCCACAAGAAATACAGATAATAGGAAGGAAAAGATAAAGGAAACCCAATGCACACGACAAAGACGGAAGGAGCTAAGCGGGCCGGAGAAGAATTTTCATTGGCGAGAGCTTCGTCCATTCAGCTACTTTGGGCTTCTACAATAGTCCTTAATGGAAAGAGGATTTTATTCAAATTCTCCCCAAAATTGCAGACGAGTGACACAAACGGTGCTTAGCCGTCTCCAAGTCTGCATAACCACAAAGAGATATGTCTAGCGCGACATCAAAGATCTTACATTGTGACCATTCAGCACTCAGTAGTCCGAAGCTATGCCCATGAATAAGTGCCGTGCTGTACTAGAAAAAACTCCCCCGGCATGGGATAGCTgcaagcaccacacaggctggaacattgagggtCGATCTATGTGGTGTTGATTGCTGTCACGTgaacttagctgcgagctaccggtcgcgtccacagattacggatagtggaattgtccatatggagtagctgcaacggcagtcgcggacaatcagcggtatcgagcggagagtctcagtgaaagccggttggcaccggctcttgcacaaatactgagtgcctgtgatgcttgatacgacaaggcggtcttattggcgcctttaaataaccaatggccaccttgttcccgcggcgatcggtcctttggaccggaacgaacttgctcacacaggagctagacgaggatagtcacctctacatgaaaatgtgtctacgacaacgacgacaacaacaaaaaactctGACAAAGAAGCTTGGCTACTCAACAGTCTACAGTATCAGCCTACGATCAGATTTATTGGGTAATCGTAACAGCACTCATTAGCGATCCATTCTTGACTGGTTCGTTCGCCGCCTCATTTCCTGCCAAACCATGATGGAGGGGAAACTAGCAAAACTTCTCCCATGGTTCGAAAATGATTGTGGCATTTCCTACCAGTATCGACTACACAAGGCCCAACCGCCAAAGCCTTAAATGTTCACATATATCGATTGCGCATCACTTTACCAACTAATATCAGAACAGAAGAGTTACAAAAGTTCGACAATTGCAGTTTTCCGCCTTCCTCAGTTTAACACTAGAAAAATCAAACCGGTCAAAATTACCGGTTATGgtaagaattttaattttacaagtTTTCCAGAAAAATATCAAATCAGCCATTTTATGTGAATCAagcaaaaaatgtgtaaaaaaaatagatgTTCAGAAACCACACTCCTGCTTCTTTTCGAGCAGAATGCAAAGGGTACATTTGCCCAGAGCCTGTCGGACGTAAACAacgtaaacatttttatacccaccatcataggttgggggtatacttactagttattctgtttgtaacaccttgaaatattgatcggtgaccccataatgtatatatattcttgatcgtctcgtcagtccgagtcgatctagccatgtccgtccctccgtccgttggtcgaaattacgatagcggtttAACGcctaaaactagccgcttgaaattctgcacagatacctcttattgatgtagctcattggggattgcaaatgggctatatcggttcagatttggatatagctcctatattaacccatctccgaatttgacttcttgagaagccgcattttttggccgatttggattaaatttcgcatgtagagttctgctacgacttccaacaactataccaagtatggtccaaataggtctataacctgatacaaaccgatctcccgatttgacatcttgagcttcttgaagtCGCAaactttttccgatttggctgaaattttgctcgtagtttTCTGTGATGATTTAtaattactgtgccaagtaaggtccaaatcgatctataactttataaagcttccatataaaccgacctgtcgattatccttgttcggttcatggaagctttaatttttgcctagtttgccagaaatttggtatgtatttttgattctttttgtgtgttAACACCCAGGAACTCggtgactaagatggggtgtgtccacagggatttgggtctgagtcgagtgggtctggctgggcagttaaacggttaacgtgtatcgtgcggtccctggttacaatcgggacatacatcttgcacgtcggcatcaattcttgctctgtagaagttgaggcggctgtatctgccggaacgtaattgagccagaactcctctggtttgccgggggaggtcaggtgcaatgggaggcggtcgttctccaagaactacattcacccggtagccattaaccgtatctgctaccgtgtctgcatgaatgttgtctagccctgcttgatatgccgcttgatctagtgctgaacctcacgctctagatcatgtagatctaccttaaagcTTCTAGGCGGTTGATATTTATACACAAgataatgatttggatggtctctgcgttAACAGCCCAAAGGTATTGCTtctgtagggcatgtggggaagatgatgatatTTAGTAGTAGCAAAACCCCGTTTAAACTGCTCTTTAAATCGGAATTtgatggctcgatcatctgtcgTTGCTGTTGTCGCAacatttcatgtggaggtggcgatcctcgtcaagctcctgtgtgagcaagctcgttccggtcgcCGCAGGAACAAGAtgccgccaataactcgccttgtcatattgagtaTCATAGACACTCTctcagactctccgctcgatacagcTAATTGTCCGCTACTGCCGTTGCATCTACTCCGCATGCagaattccactatccgcaacctgtggatgcgcccggtagctcgcagctaagcttctcgttacgacaatgaacaccacaccgattggacctcaatgttccagcctgtgtggtgcttacagctgTCCCTTGCCggtcgatcatctgttttccttttttaaaatcagctgacgagagccttaaatccggatttagtgatAAGTGTAAACGCGGTTTAATAAAAGTAGGTATTGGCCTATAAATTgcgatttatggccttttcgagatttaagtgctaaatcctgCGTTCTTTGCAGGTTTatccatacaaaaataaataccaTTTTTGCAGGAATTAtctttaaatcccaaataatcCCGATTTCATGAAGTATAttattgtacaatgatttcatggctgaataatcgataaaagtaccaaaacatacaacaattttcaaaagttgtctatggatgtgtgtgatatgcacattcatgtatacgcatttacgcttgtgtatgtcacttaaatcccccaaaaacaacagtgtaaacggacagaatttgtttttggatttagttacATCCAGATCATAGTTCCATAGTTTGATGTGCTTTCCCGCCGCCCATATTAAGTCCATGCTACATGTAGCTACGTCTTGTCGCAGGCTGAAGCATTCTGGCAACACCAGATAAATCGATTACAAATTTATCGATGAATACATAGATAAATTATTTCTTGTCTCTGTCTACATTGGCATTAAGTGGTGTATAGAAGAAGTCTTGTGAATTAAAGCCGgcaaattttgttaataaaattaataaagtgTCTTTTGTAGGCTGCATTCTGTTGTACGGGTATGTTCATTTGTTTACAAATTGTTGTAGATTTAGTAtaatttggtttatttttgttttttataccattGAAAATTGCTGCTCATCCCTTATTTCTTTGGGGTTTCTGTATTAATAGATTatttattgaatatattttgCAAGTTTGACTGCCGGCCATTTTGTAAACTGTTTGTCATCAAGGAGATAgaattaataacaaaaaattcgTGCCAATCTATCAAATAGAAAACGTCCTTTCATATAATTGATGGTTAATTGTGGGAGATAAGACTAAGATAAGACATAAGCCCCCATGTCTTAtgtttatttatgtatgtaaTCTGACGAATAATGTAAAAAATTGTATCTTATCAACTTCCAAGAACTCAATCTTTACAGTAGATTGTAAGATAGTAAGCATAAGCGATTTGAAACACGATATTTTTATAAAGCTTTGGGCATGTCAGCGTTAGACTAATTAAAAAATGGTGGTGGAGGAGACTACAATCAATCTGTAGCTGTTTACCGCTTCCGCCACAGTATCCTTATGAAGGTTATTTGGAACTGTCTGAAAAGGCCTCTAGACTTTTATTAGCGCTATAGGCTCTCTTTTGTATGGCTGAACCTCTTGGCTGATCTGTCGTCTTTGGGCGGTGATTGCCTATCCACGAGATGATGATTTCGATGGCTATTGCAGAATGGCCCTGTATCAACTTCTTAGACAAGAAGTTGATTGTCTTTTCTCTCCGGAAAGATTTTTGATCGAGCACCATagataggcactcagtatttaagtacgAGCCGCGGCAGCCCGCACTATCACTAGTCTCCCCACTCGATACAGATTGCATTTTCGGCTATTCCGTGTGAAGCATTCCATTAGGGGTGGCTCTGCCACCATATTCCTTTTATTGTTATTAATGTTGTTTAAACTGCCTGATACGATGTTTTATGTTGAGGCTTGAAGGCCTATCcagaagttgttgttgtagtagtgtgttgggttctatatttcgtctgcttgattctgttgagtatccagatccatgaactctgcgactaagataggGTGCGTCCAGAAGGATCTCTTGCCCTGTAAGAGTTAAGGTGGCTGCATATGCCGGAAAGTAATTGATCCAGAACTACtgtggtttgccgggggaggttaaTTTCATCGGGTACAATGGGAGTCGGTCCTCCAATGACTTCATTCACCAGGTAGCttttcaccgcatctgctatcgtgtctgcatgaatgttgtctagatgcGCTTGATCTAGGGGTTCTCGCTTGTAGCGCTGatcctcacgctctagattatGTAGTTctgccttaaggcttctggacaGTGGAtaccacaagatgatgatttggatgatctctTCGATAACAGCCCGGAGGGTATTACTTTGgaagcatgtagttatgtcttcgcacgggtaggatctttgtctcctgatggagatggtccacatgagaactgaggagacagcgggcggcattctgacagatctgactattattccactgcgtgtcacaaagttgacgagagcacactggcgctgcataacttaccacagaccggccaattgctttgtacgtggtcaacaaggtttctttgtctgcaccccaagtgctgccagcaagtgacttgaggaccttgtttctacttttgactttatcgcaaattgctgtggcatgtggggagaatgtgtaagagctgccaaatgtgacaccaagtattttgggacacttgatggttggAATCATTTCTCTATCGACCAtcgcagtcagctcagtattcatctcatgcgtatttgtagtgaacaatgtggctgaagatttggttgcagatatcttcagatttctggcagcgaaatatgaggcaagttcgtttaGGTAGACGTTCAtcttatcgcagatgtcaacaatgggtggggggcctgatgccatgatcgtacaatcgtccgcatatgatacgatctctatgccgcctggagggggtggaatagaGAAAAGGTAGAGGTTTaaaagtgccggagatatcaccccaccttgggaaaCTCCCTGTACTCCCTCTATGGTGCTTCGACTTtttatctctaaattccacaaatgactggcgaccaaactgataattcgcgacccagcgtttcacgcttggctggagggacgtgttggcgatgtcctcaaataatttggtatggctgaccgtgtcgaattcCTTCGTTAGGTCCAGTGCcaagaggaccgtcctatcacatggcctgggcttattgctgttgttgcgttatgcagtcttcgaaattcatgttgatgttcggcgaatggaaattctcctacgaggctcgggaggagtaatgcctcaagcgtctttgcttctGGTGAGAGAAGtgaaatcggtctgtacgactcccccaaaggccaccgtagcgcagaggttagcatgtccgcctatgacgctgaacgcctgggttcgaatcatggcgagaccatcagaaaaaattttcaacggtggttttcccctcgtaatgctggtactatgccatgtaaaacttctctcgaaagaggtgtcgcactgcggcacgccgttcggactcggctataaaaaggaggccccttatcattgagcttaaaacttgaatcggactgcactcattgatatgtgagaagtttgcccctgttccttagtggaatgttcatgggcaaaatttgaattttgactcccccaaactcgggtcctttccaggcttcagtagcgggatcactctgtccatTTTTCCAGACaccgggaactataagagtgttcaaagacaggctgaggacagaagtaaggtactcaactctaggtaaatccagattcttcaacatcaatgtagagattccgtcggggcccaacgccttagatgatttgtcGCCACGGATGACGTTCATAACTtcacccacggtaaattgtgatggctattcatcggctcggagaccacgaatacggcaaTCAGTAtttagactctccgctcgatagcgCTGATTGTACctgctccgtatggagcattgcactatccgcaacctgtggacacgcccggtagctcgcagctaagcttctcctgATAaccgtgaacaccacacagattggagctcaaattttccagcctgtgtagtactcatagttatcccgtgccggaggTTGATCAGATCTTTGTCTGCTGATGGAGGTAGTCCCCCAACCCAAAAGTCTCTTGTGGAATTTTCTGTGATTGACATTTGATAATAtgtaatatttcttttttttttttttgtagttacaCATTCAAAATATTGCCTATTCGCCATTCAACACAATAAAGTATGTTCGAaaatcgctcacactcacgtaaTGGCAATCGAGATTCTCGCCGCGGCGGTGATGCCCATGAAGATGAGCCCCCAATGTCTCGACTGTTCATTATTTGTAACAAAGCCCACCAAGAGGAAGATTTCCGTGAGGCATTTTCCCGGTTTGGAGAAATCGAAGATATTTGGGTGGTAAAAGATCGTAATACTGGAGAAAATAAGGGTATTGCTTATATAAAATACTCTAAGACATCTGATGCCGCCCGCGCTCAAGAAGAAATGAATGGAAAATCAATCGGCAATAGGACTTTAAAAGTTCTTGTGGCAGCAAAGTAAGTAATGTTCAGTTTACCATAATGCCAAATAATTGTTTAAGCCcccacaaaataatttttaatctgCTTCGTTATGCTAaaccatttcatttatttacagTCGCAACCAAggttcaagcaaatcggataatgaacaTGAAAAATATGTTCGTCTATTTATTGTTTGTCCAAAAACGGCCACTGAAGATGATTTGCGCCAAGAGTTCAGTCAGTGGGGACCAGTTGAAAATGTCACTTTGGTGCGTGACAAACAAACAGGCAATCCTAAAGGATTTGGCTATATTCGTTTTCCAAAATTCTACGATGCCGCTGTGGCTTTTGAAAATTGTCCACAACATTATAAGGCTATGTTTGCTGAACCCAAGGGAAGTACACAACGTAACCGCGACCAATTTGGTCGCGACGACAATGGCATGATGGGTGGCGGTCGTGGTGGCAGTAACGGTGGCGGCGGTTTCGGTGGAGGCAATATGGGTGGTATGCCCATGAGAGGTGGTCCTGGTGGTGGAAATTTCAATAATGGTTTCAATGATTGGGGTAACAATTCTTTTAACAACAACATGTCTCAATTTATGGGAATGCAAAATACGCAATCGGTATCGCAACCAACATGCCTGGAAGTTATTGCAAGTAATTGCGTCAATCAGGATCAACTATGGCGTTTATTTGACATCATTCCTGGTCTGGACTATTGTCAAATAGTCCGCGAGCGTAAGTATTATCAAAAGAGAACCAtgtaattgaaatgaaaataatatTGCCATATTTTTTTTAGACGATCCACGCACTAATGAGGCTCTTGTTGTCTATGATAATCcagaagctgccatatatgccaaGTAAATTTTATATGCCACGACGAATTATAATTATATActatttgttgtatttttaacaTTCCAGAGATAAACTACACGGCTTGGAATATCCGTTGGGAGAACGATTGATAATACAGGTTTCTGGTTTGAGCGGCAATACTCACATCGATACATCTTTCATTGACAGTAAGTTTGTTTACATTCGAAAATTATCCATATTGTAGCCTGAGCTAAACAATGTTATAAATGTATACATCATCTATTTAAGGACGCCCAAAAAAGGATTCAATTTGTAATGTTCCATTGCCTGAAGCACAACCTTTGGCTTCATGTGACGCTCCAGTAGCACAACGTCTATTTATAGTATTAGCTGCGGTGAGTATTGTCAATATTCAGAGACAAAAGTCTTAAGTGATAAAAGAAACTGAAGCGAGTAGTATAAAACTAAAGCGACTACGGCATAAACATTCTTCGATTGGAGATTATAAAACTGTGAGTTCGTCGAATGGTTGTCAAATTAATTACGAGGCCAGAgcttagcatatccgcctatgaacgcctgggataacagcccaaaagttaTTACTtatacagcatgtagttatgtcttcgcactggtaggatctttgtctcctgatggaggtgatccacatgagaactgaggagacagcccgtcgcagttcggagggcggcattctgacagatctgactattattccactgcgtgtgaCAAAGGTGACGAGATCACACtcgcgctgcataacttaccacagaccggccaattgctttgtacgtggtcaacaaggtttctttgtctgcaccccaagtgctgccagcaagtgatttgaggaccttgtttctacttttgactttatcgcaaattgctgtggcatgtggggagaatgtgtaagagctgccaaatgtgacaccaagtattttaggACACTTGCTGattggaatcatttctccatcgaccatcacagtcagctcagttgttgttgttggcagcccttgccgatgacccggttgtacgtaccgggtcaatccggtacgtacaaccggctgccatgggattgagtcagctcagtattcacctcatgcgtatttatagtgaacaatgtggatgaagatttggtggcagatatcttcagatttcttgcagcgaaatatgaggcaagttcgtttaggtagacgttcaacctattcgcctgttgccatgatcgtacaatcttcCGCATATGATATGATTCAtgtcgtctggagggggtggaatgaaggataggtagaggttaaacagtgccggagatatcaccccaccgtGAGGAAAtcccacacagataattcgcgacccatcgtttcaggcctggctggggggacgtgttggcgatgtcctcaaataatttggcatggctgagcgtgtcgaatgccttcgatagttccagtgccacgaggaccgtcctatcacatggcctggcatgcaaagctgttctTGTGCTATGaggtcttcgaaatccatgttgatgctcggcgaatggaaattcaccTACgtggctcgggaggagtaatgcctcaagcgtctttgctacaggtgagaaaagggagatcggtctgtacgactcccccaaacttgggtcctttccaggcttcagtagcggggtcactctgcccattttccagatatcgggaactataagagtgttcaaagacaggttgttgtagcagtgtgttatacactgaggcggaagctcttgccgatgatgaactccatcgggtcaatccggccgTTTCTCAGGTCAAGCTAAATTGTATGTCAGAAATGCGTGGCCATAAAGTTCGTTACACCTCTCTGACACAGCAACCATTAATTAcaatattattgttgttgtagtagcagtgtgtggtacacagaggcggcagccctcgccgatgaaggaattcatcgggtcaatccggtacataaaaccggctgccatgggattgattaaTTTTTGTTCCTGGGTGTGTATGATTACTATTTGTAAACTATGCCCACAATCATACCCAATCTAGTGCGAACATTTTATTAAGGGACTTTTTTCATATTAAAGAGTGCTTTCCGCTTCGATGGTAATCAAAACTAGCCctcatataaaaatgaattcttGATGTCTTGCAGAACCTGCCAGTGTCtatcttaaaaaatatattctccTGCTGGAGAGGTTTGATCGATGTATACCTTTTGCCCAATAAAAATTGTGGATATGTTAAATATGCGGATCGCGAATCGGCTCAGTCAGCTATGCGAGCATTGCATGGGGCTGAAATTTGTGGTACAAAGATCAAGGTATGTCCTCCAGATAACAAACCATCCGTTTcactatccatccatctattcaAATTCTACGAAATATTTGGTGTAGGTACTTAAAGCTGAAGAACGTGGAGGAGGTGACGATGACGATGGTCGTAAACGTATGCGTCGTAATTAAAGTGTAAGTAATTTATTGTTTCGCTGGATGTTCCTTCTATTACAAGtgcacacacatacatgcataGTTTTCTATTTGTTGCAATATCAGGTAAGTAAGCATTAATATTCTGTTTCAGGACGATGGAATGAATGTCTTCTTTTATAGGAACATTTATGTTGATATTGGACATTatagacatacatacatatgtgcctttcttttttgcaaaattaaattgtcatcatttcatttcatagacTTTAATCACGACCACCATATACACACGTGTATAACAGCTTAATGCgagatgtttttattttttattttcacagaCATCGATAAGACACAGAAATAAGAACGATATGAACGATCTAAGAACAAAATCAAAGAAACAttctttaaaattattattgaaatatttgtaCATGACGACCGCAACACTCACTACTCAACTTTACTTCAGTCAACTGGCATTAAACTAAAACGGATTTATTGAGGGACTTGGACCTGCTATTTATTATAGCAAAAGCAATGCCAATTTCAAACGTACACACGGACCTCTTCTATAGCAATCAGTTTTCCTTACCTTTATAGCTAAGACAAGACTGTTTAAACCGCAAGGACAATGGATATAACCAGAACGGATGAATGATATTCCGATTACGGAGACAGTTTCTTAGCCTCCACTCACTCTTTACAAAATGCGTACCGTATACACATGTGCAGTACAAGCCCCTATGAAATACGGTTCATACATTTCTAACGGACTATTTTGTAAATTTATATCCTTTGACGATTGTAAACCCATTGTTTTTAGTCAAACCCTTCATCTGGTCCCGATTTTTATGAAGATTATTACATACGTACATACGTTTAATTATCGATTTCCATTCATTTTATATTGAGTAGAaataaatttcacttttgaaatatatttacatattttttgcaaataataaaatatatatatataacaccaTTTCCTTATTTATATATCGTGTTTTATTATCCATCTAAACCGCTTACAAGGGCCAAGTTACGAGGTACCTTGTACCTCATCGATCCACCTGCGGAAGTCATAGTTGTCCAAAGCACAATGCTATACCAGATATCCATAGGTGATAATCGGCCGAAAAACCGCGGTAAACATCCAGTGTAGCGTTCCCGGTCTAGAACCCGTTTGCCCCGCGTCTATTCAGACATCTTCCTCAACATCCGCAAAACGACGTCCGTGATAGTGAGAGTAATCGGCCATCCATTATGATGATGCCATCCGTTTAGGCAATGACCTTCACCCTCTCACTCTTGAAAGACTTCCGAATATTATTGCTGTTGTACCAGTGTggtgtacactgaggcggcagcccttgccggtgACAGACTCCATCcggccaatccggtacgtacaatcggctgccatgggattgcccatGGCCATTGACAATCAGAAACCACAAGAGGGGATTAAACCCATCCTTGTAGAGCTCATCTAACGATGTGCTCCCAGTTACAactttaaattgaaatatttattaagTTCGGATTTGTATGCAAAA from the Stomoxys calcitrans chromosome 1, idStoCalc2.1, whole genome shotgun sequence genome contains:
- the LOC106086608 gene encoding RNA-binding protein 45 — protein: MFENRSHSRNGNRDSRRGGDAHEDEPPMSRLFIICNKAHQEEDFREAFSRFGEIEDIWVVKDRNTGENKGIAYIKYSKTSDAARAQEEMNGKSIGNRTLKVLVAANRNQGSSKSDNEHEKYVRLFIVCPKTATEDDLRQEFSQWGPVENVTLVRDKQTGNPKGFGYIRFPKFYDAAVAFENCPQHYKAMFAEPKGSTQRNRDQFGRDDNGMMGGGRGGSNGGGGFGGGNMGGMPMRGGPGGGNFNNGFNDWGNNSFNNNMSQFMGMQNTQSVSQPTCLEVIASNCVNQDQLWRLFDIIPGLDYCQIVREHDPRTNEALVVYDNPEAAIYAKDKLHGLEYPLGERLIIQVSGLSGNTHIDTSFIDRRPKKDSICNVPLPEAQPLASCDAPVAQRLFIVLAANLPVSILKNIFSCWRGLIDVYLLPNKNCGYVKYADRESAQSAMRALHGAEICGTKIKVLKAEERGGGDDDDGRKRMRRN